The Staphylococcus carnosus genome has a segment encoding these proteins:
- the rpoD gene encoding RNA polymerase sigma factor RpoD, translating to MSENQVKVVKKQTIDPTLTLEDVKKQLLDKGKKEGHLSHEEIAEKLQNFDMDSDQMDEFFDQINDNDINLVNEKDSSDTDEKLNPHDLSAPPGVKINDPVRMYLKEIGRVDLLNAQEEIELAKRIEQGDEVAKARLAEANLRLVVSIAKRYVGRGMLFLDLIQEGNMGLIKAVEKFDFSKGFKFSTYATWWIRQAITRAIADQARTIRIPVHMVETINKLIRVQRQLLQDLGRDPAPEEIGEEMDLPPEKVREILKIAQEPVSLETPIGEEDDSHLGDFIEDQEVQSPSDHAAYELLKEQLEDVLDTLTDREENVLRLRFGLDDGRTRTLEEVGKVFGVTRERIRQIEAKALRKLRHPSRSKRLKDFMD from the coding sequence ATGTCTGAAAACCAAGTGAAAGTAGTTAAGAAACAAACCATCGATCCCACATTGACTTTGGAAGATGTTAAAAAGCAATTATTAGATAAAGGTAAAAAAGAAGGTCATCTGAGCCATGAAGAAATAGCTGAAAAACTTCAGAATTTCGATATGGATTCTGATCAAATGGATGAGTTCTTTGACCAAATTAATGATAATGATATCAATCTTGTCAATGAAAAAGACAGCTCAGATACAGACGAAAAATTAAATCCTCATGATTTGAGTGCGCCTCCAGGAGTAAAAATAAATGATCCAGTGCGTATGTATTTAAAAGAAATCGGACGAGTTGACTTATTAAATGCGCAAGAAGAAATTGAATTAGCAAAACGTATTGAACAAGGTGACGAAGTGGCGAAAGCCCGTTTAGCCGAGGCAAATTTACGTTTAGTTGTAAGCATTGCCAAAAGATACGTAGGACGCGGAATGCTATTTCTAGATTTGATTCAAGAAGGTAATATGGGATTAATCAAAGCTGTAGAAAAATTTGATTTCAGCAAAGGGTTCAAATTTTCTACGTATGCGACATGGTGGATTCGTCAAGCAATCACACGTGCTATTGCAGACCAAGCAAGAACTATTCGTATACCAGTACACATGGTCGAAACAATCAACAAATTAATTCGTGTACAACGTCAACTTCTTCAAGATTTAGGTAGAGATCCTGCCCCAGAAGAAATTGGTGAAGAAATGGATTTACCGCCTGAAAAAGTACGCGAAATTTTAAAAATTGCTCAAGAACCAGTTTCTCTAGAAACACCAATTGGTGAAGAAGATGACAGTCATTTAGGCGATTTTATTGAGGACCAAGAAGTACAAAGCCCTTCAGACCATGCTGCATATGAATTGTTGAAGGAACAATTAGAAGATGTATTAGACACATTAACAGATAGAGAAGAAAATGTATTGAGATTACGTTTTGGTTTAGATGATGGTAGAACTCGTACCTTAGAAGAAGTCGGTAAAGTTTTTGGTGTTACAAGAGAACGTATCCGACAAATCGAAGCTAAGGCATTAAGAAAACTAAGACATCCTAGTCGTAGTAAACGATTAAAAGATTTTATGGACTAA
- a CDS encoding tRNA (adenine(22)-N(1))-methyltransferase: MNSINQRLQKVSQYIKGETIADIGSDHAYLPIYAIKNHLCQFAVAGEVVKGPFEAAKINVKKYGLDNSIDVKLGNGLEVLDQENNIDSITICGMGGPLIASIIEKGKSKLQNHPRLILQSNIQTITLRQALSNINYHIIDESLIEENGHIYEIVVAEYGNQFMDDFDLKFGPILLRQKNNLFTKKWNRELQALEKIKRNLDEDKHFNRLNEINKEIKMVQEVIL; encoded by the coding sequence ATGAATTCAATCAACCAAAGATTACAAAAAGTTAGCCAGTATATAAAGGGTGAAACTATTGCTGATATAGGTTCTGATCATGCATACCTACCGATTTATGCAATTAAAAATCATCTTTGTCAATTTGCTGTGGCGGGAGAAGTAGTTAAAGGCCCATTTGAAGCTGCCAAAATTAATGTTAAAAAATATGGTCTTGATAATAGTATTGATGTTAAACTTGGAAATGGATTAGAAGTTCTCGATCAAGAGAATAATATCGATTCAATAACAATATGCGGTATGGGTGGACCTCTAATCGCTTCAATAATTGAAAAAGGTAAATCAAAATTACAAAATCACCCTCGACTCATTTTACAGAGCAATATCCAAACAATTACACTTAGACAAGCTCTATCAAATATTAATTATCATATAATTGATGAATCGTTAATTGAGGAAAACGGTCATATTTATGAAATAGTTGTAGCTGAATATGGAAACCAATTTATGGATGATTTCGATTTAAAATTCGGACCAATTTTATTACGACAAAAAAATAATTTATTCACTAAAAAGTGGAATAGAGAATTACAAGCATTAGAAAAAATTAAGCGAAATTTAGATGAAGATAAACATTTCAACAGGTTAAATGAGATTAATAAGGAAATAAAAATGGTTCAAGAGGTGATATTATGA
- a CDS encoding Nif3-like dinuclear metal center hexameric protein gives MITSELLNIINRHVPFSSAEDWDNVGLLIGDKNKDITGILTALDCTAEVVDEAIEKNINTIIAHHPLIFKGVQNINEGGYGTIIRRLIKHDIQLIALHTNLDVYEHGVNAMLAKALDVLNTEILEPQFENYYKVQVFIPEKNASEFKQKMSDAGFASEGNYKYCFFSSKGNGQFKPTGNANPHIGKINEVETVNEVKIEFMIQNQQREKAEKYIQSLHPYETPVYDFIPLTKKLNRGLGVIGELDNQITLKEFALKAKENLNIPSVRFTGNPNALVKKVAIIGGSGIGYEEYAKSKGSDVFVTGDIKHHDALDAEIENINLLDINHYSEYVMKKGLKKLLEEWLEQPKFQILASKINTDPFNYL, from the coding sequence ATGATAACTTCGGAATTACTAAATATTATTAATCGACATGTTCCTTTTTCATCCGCTGAAGATTGGGATAATGTGGGTTTACTTATAGGAGATAAAAACAAAGATATTACCGGCATTTTAACTGCATTAGATTGCACAGCTGAAGTTGTGGATGAAGCTATTGAAAAAAATATTAATACAATTATTGCTCATCATCCTCTTATTTTCAAAGGAGTACAAAATATAAATGAAGGTGGCTACGGAACTATTATCAGACGACTTATTAAACACGATATTCAACTCATAGCACTTCATACTAACTTAGACGTCTATGAACATGGTGTAAACGCAATGTTAGCAAAAGCATTAGATGTCTTAAATACTGAAATACTTGAACCTCAATTTGAAAATTACTATAAAGTACAAGTGTTTATACCAGAAAAGAATGCATCAGAATTCAAACAAAAAATGAGTGATGCCGGTTTTGCGTCAGAAGGTAATTATAAATATTGTTTCTTTTCTTCTAAAGGAAACGGACAATTCAAACCAACTGGAAATGCCAATCCTCATATTGGCAAAATAAATGAAGTAGAAACAGTTAATGAAGTTAAAATTGAATTTATGATTCAAAATCAACAACGTGAAAAAGCAGAAAAGTATATTCAATCCCTTCATCCTTATGAAACACCAGTATACGACTTTATCCCTCTCACTAAAAAATTAAATAGAGGTTTAGGTGTAATCGGAGAATTAGATAACCAAATCACATTAAAAGAATTTGCTTTGAAAGCTAAAGAAAATTTAAACATACCGAGCGTGAGATTTACAGGCAATCCAAATGCACTTGTTAAAAAAGTTGCAATAATAGGAGGGTCTGGTATCGGTTATGAAGAATACGCTAAAAGTAAAGGTTCAGATGTTTTCGTAACAGGTGACATAAAGCATCATGATGCTTTAGATGCTGAAATAGAAAACATAAATTTATTGGACATAAATCATTATAGTGAATATGTAATGAAAAAAGGGCTCAAAAAATTACTAGAAGAGTGGTTAGAACAACCAAAATTTCAAATTTTAGCTTCTAAAATTAATACAGATCCATTTAATTACTTATAA